The following proteins come from a genomic window of bacterium:
- a CDS encoding 4Fe-4S binding protein, translated as MEKRKLGWKELPDADSIEAGTSAEFKTGDWRSQRPVFHKENCIQCLTCWVVCPDAAIIVEDGKVTGYDYDHCKGCGICANECPVNKGKGKDDVSKRPIIMEDEKKFQK; from the coding sequence ATGGAAAAGAGAAAATTGGGATGGAAAGAACTTCCGGATGCTGATTCGATAGAAGCAGGCACATCTGCTGAGTTCAAAACCGGCGACTGGCGGAGCCAAAGGCCGGTTTTCCACAAGGAAAATTGTATCCAATGCCTTACCTGCTGGGTTGTCTGTCCCGATGCGGCGATAATAGTGGAAGACGGTAAAGTTACGGGTTATGACTACGATCACTGTAAAGGCTGCGGGATATGCGCGAATGAATGCCCCGTAAACAAGGGAAAAGGCAAAGACGATGTTTCCAAGCGCCCTATAATTATGGAAGATGAAAAAAAATTTCAGAAATAG
- the recR gene encoding recombination mediator RecR → MPGYPKSIEKLISELQKLPGIGKRSAERIALDMLRRGKEESFALAGSINDVFSSVRECMLCHSFSDGDICDICSSETRDRNMLCIVEEPKEVYSIEATSDYNGLYHVLKGRISPLDGIGPEHLTVTQLLGRIKKGKFREVILATNSDVDGEATSVYLAEEIKPFKVKVTRIAFGLPVGGLLDYVDKVTISKALEGRREI, encoded by the coding sequence ATGCCCGGTTATCCCAAATCTATCGAAAAATTGATATCAGAGCTGCAAAAGCTTCCCGGAATCGGCAAAAGAAGCGCCGAGAGGATAGCGCTCGATATGCTCAGAAGAGGGAAAGAAGAATCCTTTGCTCTTGCCGGTTCAATAAACGACGTTTTTTCTTCCGTCAGGGAATGCATGCTGTGCCACTCTTTTTCCGACGGCGATATTTGTGATATATGTTCTTCCGAAACCAGGGACAGGAACATGCTGTGTATCGTCGAAGAGCCGAAAGAAGTATATTCGATTGAAGCGACTTCGGATTACAACGGGCTTTATCATGTCCTTAAAGGAAGGATTTCTCCTCTTGACGGGATAGGCCCCGAACACCTTACGGTAACACAGCTTCTGGGAAGAATTAAGAAGGGAAAATTCAGAGAAGTTATTCTTGCGACTAATTCGGATGTTGACGGGGAAGCCACTTCCGTTTATCTTGCCGAAGAAATCAAGCCGTTCAAAGTTAAAGTAACAAGGATAGCGTTCGGCTTGCCCGTAGGCGGACTGCTTGATTATGTGGATAAGGTAACGATATCAAAAGCTCTTGAAGGAAGGCGGGAAATATAA
- the porA gene encoding pyruvate ferredoxin oxidoreductase, with translation MADKKLTVAKTGNEAMAEAMRQINPDVVAAYPITPATEIAQIFAGFVADGLVDTEFVTVESEHSAMSATIGAAAAGGRCMTATSSQGLMLMAEMLPIASSLRLPIVMPEVNRTISAPINIHCDHSDTMFVRDSGWMQIYCEDAQEAYDSILMGIKIAEKIRLPMMVSTDGFIISHCMANIDLIPDEEVKKYIGKYDPKTWLLNPEKKITIGCLDLQDYYFEHKMVAIDAMRRAKGVIKECCEEFGTKFGRKYSFFDTYKIDDADVAILAMGSLTGTAKVAVDNMRKAGKKVGLIKMRVFRPFPADELAQVVSGLKALAIMDRSDAMSGLEGPLAVETKAALYNNDRKPKIHSYVYGLGGRDVQISELESIYNDIDDLARAKKQFDENVTYLGVRE, from the coding sequence ATGGCTGATAAAAAGTTAACAGTCGCCAAGACGGGAAACGAGGCAATGGCTGAGGCAATGCGCCAGATTAATCCTGACGTAGTAGCAGCATATCCCATAACTCCCGCGACTGAAATCGCCCAGATATTCGCCGGATTTGTCGCCGACGGGCTGGTTGATACCGAGTTTGTAACTGTGGAAAGCGAACATTCTGCGATGAGCGCTACAATAGGAGCCGCCGCCGCGGGAGGCAGGTGTATGACCGCTACTTCAAGCCAGGGACTTATGCTTATGGCCGAGATGCTTCCTATCGCGAGCTCGCTCAGGCTTCCCATAGTGATGCCTGAAGTAAACAGGACAATTTCGGCTCCCATAAACATCCATTGCGACCATTCGGATACGATGTTTGTCAGGGATTCAGGTTGGATGCAGATTTATTGCGAGGATGCGCAGGAAGCGTATGACAGTATATTGATGGGCATTAAAATAGCGGAAAAAATCAGACTGCCCATGATGGTTTCTACCGACGGTTTTATTATTTCCCATTGCATGGCGAATATAGATCTTATACCCGATGAAGAGGTTAAAAAGTATATAGGCAAATACGACCCGAAAACATGGCTTTTGAATCCGGAGAAAAAGATAACGATCGGGTGTCTTGACCTGCAGGATTATTATTTCGAGCATAAGATGGTTGCCATTGACGCTATGCGCAGGGCAAAGGGCGTTATTAAAGAGTGCTGCGAAGAATTCGGGACTAAGTTCGGCAGGAAATACAGTTTCTTTGACACTTACAAAATTGATGATGCCGATGTCGCCATTCTTGCAATGGGTTCATTAACGGGAACGGCAAAAGTCGCGGTTGATAACATGAGAAAGGCCGGCAAAAAAGTAGGGCTTATAAAAATGCGTGTTTTCAGGCCTTTCCCCGCCGATGAGTTGGCGCAGGTCGTTTCCGGTCTTAAAGCTCTGGCTATAATGGACAGGTCCGACGCTATGAGCGGGCTTGAAGGGCCTCTTGCCGTTGAGACAAAAGCGGCTCTTTATAATAATGACAGGAAACCCAAAATACATTCTTATGTTTATGGTTTAGGAGGCAGAGACGTACAGATTAGCGAACTTGAATCGATATATAATGATATAGATGATTTAGCCCGGGCAAAAAAGCAATTTGATGAAAATGTCACCTATCTTGGTGTTAGGGAATAG
- a CDS encoding YbaB/EbfC family nucleoid-associated protein → MANFGKLMKQAKKLQEDMLEAQRKLSELAVEGSAGGGAVKVACNGELRIQDVKISPEVLKDNDVDMLQDLVLAALRDAQDKAGKASEEVMGKFSGPAGGLPGLM, encoded by the coding sequence ATGGCTAATTTCGGAAAACTGATGAAGCAGGCAAAAAAACTTCAGGAAGATATGCTTGAAGCGCAAAGAAAATTATCAGAGCTTGCCGTTGAAGGCAGCGCCGGCGGCGGCGCCGTTAAAGTGGCTTGTAACGGCGAACTCAGAATACAGGATGTTAAAATATCCCCGGAAGTTTTAAAAGATAACGACGTGGATATGCTGCAGGACCTTGTGCTTGCCGCGCTGCGTGACGCCCAGGACAAAGCAGGGAAAGCGTCAGAGGAAGTTATGGGAAAATTTTCCGGCCCTGCGGGCGGTCTTCCCGGTTTGATGTAA
- a CDS encoding thiamine pyrophosphate-dependent enzyme: MATLKELAKKPKFFTNGHRGCAGCGAAIVARQVMMATDGNAVVVNATGCLEVFSTIFPYTSWNVPFLHSAFENAAATVSGVEACYQSLKKQKKYDKDLKFIAFGGDGGTYDIGLQSLSGAMERGHDILYVCYDNGAYMNTGIQRSSATPKGANTTTAPAGKVEQGKSQKRKDLTAVLVAHHVPYVAQTVVGEWADLTKKVEKALSITGPKFINVFQPCRLGWGYDPSKTIEIGRLAKETCFWPLYEVENGKYTLTYDPKDRKKPVSEFLKLQARFRHLFKKGNEHLLEEIQKDTDQAWQGVLKMCKCTNE; the protein is encoded by the coding sequence ATGGCTACTTTAAAGGAATTGGCGAAAAAACCTAAATTTTTTACGAACGGACACCGCGGTTGCGCGGGATGCGGGGCCGCTATAGTGGCAAGACAGGTAATGATGGCTACGGACGGGAATGCAGTGGTCGTGAATGCGACGGGATGTCTTGAAGTGTTTTCCACCATATTTCCCTACACCTCGTGGAACGTCCCTTTTTTACACAGCGCGTTTGAAAATGCGGCAGCGACCGTAAGCGGCGTCGAAGCCTGTTATCAATCATTGAAAAAACAGAAAAAATACGATAAAGATCTGAAATTTATCGCTTTCGGCGGTGACGGCGGAACATATGATATAGGGCTCCAATCGCTTTCCGGGGCAATGGAAAGAGGCCATGATATCCTTTATGTTTGTTATGATAACGGGGCTTATATGAACACGGGCATACAAAGGTCGAGCGCTACTCCGAAAGGCGCGAATACGACAACAGCGCCCGCGGGTAAAGTCGAACAGGGTAAATCACAGAAAAGAAAAGACCTTACCGCGGTGCTTGTCGCGCATCATGTGCCGTATGTCGCGCAGACAGTCGTCGGCGAATGGGCGGATCTTACAAAGAAAGTGGAAAAAGCTCTTTCCATAACAGGGCCGAAATTCATTAATGTATTTCAACCCTGCCGTCTCGGCTGGGGATACGATCCCAGTAAAACGATTGAAATAGGTCGCCTCGCGAAAGAAACATGTTTCTGGCCTTTATATGAAGTTGAAAACGGTAAGTATACACTGACGTACGATCCAAAAGACCGGAAAAAACCCGTATCTGAATTTTTAAAGTTACAGGCTCGGTTCAGGCATCTCTTCAAAAAAGGGAATGAACATTTGCTTGAAGAGATTCAGAAAGATACGGACCAGGCATGGCAGGGTGTTTTAAAGATGTGCAAATGCACTAATGAATAA
- a CDS encoding 2-oxoacid:acceptor oxidoreductase family protein has translation MGNLTEIRWHGRGGQGAKTAALLFGEAAMSLGQHIQAFPEYGPERMGAPVQSFNRISQEPITLHCGVTNPDIVVVLDPTLIATVDVFQGLDKGDTIIINTEKTPEKIAEELKIKDKGIKVYTVDASGISKKEIGRDIPNTPMLGALVKVYGKLNIEHVLEDMKKKLEKKFRNKPEVVDGNLKAIKRAYEEVKS, from the coding sequence ATGGGCAATCTTACTGAAATAAGGTGGCACGGGCGGGGAGGACAGGGCGCCAAGACGGCAGCATTGCTTTTTGGCGAAGCTGCTATGAGTCTTGGTCAGCATATCCAGGCATTCCCGGAATACGGTCCCGAAAGAATGGGAGCTCCTGTCCAGTCGTTTAACAGGATAAGCCAGGAACCCATTACCCTGCATTGCGGCGTGACCAATCCCGATATAGTTGTCGTTCTTGACCCGACACTGATCGCTACCGTCGATGTTTTTCAGGGTCTGGATAAAGGGGACACGATAATAATCAACACCGAAAAGACACCTGAAAAAATTGCGGAAGAACTGAAAATTAAGGACAAGGGCATCAAGGTTTACACGGTGGACGCTTCGGGCATTTCCAAAAAGGAAATAGGGCGGGATATCCCCAACACCCCGATGCTGGGAGCCCTTGTGAAAGTTTACGGCAAACTTAACATAGAACATGTTCTTGAGGATATGAAGAAAAAGCTCGAAAAGAAATTCAGGAACAAGCCTGAAGTAGTTGATGGGAACCTTAAAGCTATCAAAAGGGCTTATGAGGAGGTAAAAAGCTGA